TTGCACTGAATAACATAGCCTTCGGTCAGCATTTCCACACCCCGTCCCGCCACCATCGGGGCATTGAAAGAGTGTAAAAATAATTCCGGCACCACAAATTCTAACAAATTCCTACCGGGACCACCCCTCTCGAGAGGGGAGTTTCATATCCCAAATAATATCAATATAAAAATGGAGATAAAATGTAACCCTCCAAGGGTTTAGGAACCCTTGGAGGGTTGATTTGGCTCAAATATACCATAGCAAAAACCCTGAACCGCGTCATCCCGGAAAGGCCCACACTGAAGCCGAAAAATGCCCCAATGCGGCCGGCCTTATCCGGGATCTGCCAGCTTCGGCCTGCGACCATGCCGGTAGCTGGGCCTCCAATAGCGACCGGGGTCTTTGTGGTTCCGGCTTCCCAGGTCAGCTATTGCATTGCGGTAGTTCAGGCTTGGAAGATCCCGGATAATGCTGCACGCCTTTTCTTAATGGTAAAAAAACGCCGAATGGCAGCATTTCCGGGTTGACGGGTTCTTTGTGGGATGGTATTTGAGAGAACAAATTCAGTTCCTCAGATTTGATTTTGATATCCGAAATTGTAGAGACGCGATTCATCGCGTCTCGGATTCACCACGCTTCGAATCAACTCGCCTCTACGCGCGGTCGTTGGGGCAAATGATCGGTTTCCAGCCCGAGAGGTGCCCCCTCAATTGCCGCTGTGGTTGTTATTCGGCATCTCGCCTCCGACCGGCCTCCGGTCACACCCCGTCCCGCCACCATCGGGGCGTTGAATGAGATTTGAGGCTGCTCAGGCCTAATCAACCCTAACAAATCCCTACTGGGGCCACCCCTCTCGAGATGGGAATTTTATATCCCAAATAATATCAACATCATAACCCATAAACGACACACAGACATACTGTGCGGTGACATACTGAAAAAGCCTTCTCGAGATGGGAATTGGTAAGTGCCGAGATAATAATACCTTTCGTGACCCTATTTAGCCCGCATTATTCACCAAGAAATTTTCTTGCCGGCAAGGCGAAGCTCCAAACTCAGCGGAGGGGTACCCTAGTACCCTGAGCATGAGTTTTCAGCTTCAACGCCGCCAGCGGGGAAATTTCGCAGTCTTAACACCATACTCAAATTTGGGCTACTGGTGTTTTTCACTAAGCCAAATTTAAACATACATTTAGCAAATAAAACTTGTTTATTAGTGAATAATGCGGGTTAGATAGTTTTTTTTGACTTGAAAGTAGTGAAAGCCACAAAGCCAAACTCCCTTTTATGGGTGTGCTGCCACATTTGCAAGGTTTACTGGCATCTCAGCCGAAGAAACTGAAAGAATCATCAACCGCATGGGCACCCTCGGGCTGGTTCAGATTGAAAAAAATGTGGGTGAAGGGTCTTGAAAAGACCTTAAATTGTGATTACATTGCAATCAAAACAAACATTGCAATCATATTGTTATGGCAAGCGTAACCATCCGAAACCTCGACGAAGAAACCAAGCACCGGCTCAAGATCCGGGCTGCGCAAAATAACCGCTCCCTCGAAGAAGAACTGCGTATCGCCCTGCGGAGTCTTGCCGATAACGGCAGCCATAATATGCTGCCTTCGGCTGATGCAGGCTACGAAACTGCGGATGAACCGCAAGCACCGGTTCATCTCGTTAATGACGACCTCGATTTCAGCCCACCCTACACCCCAAACAAGGAAACCATGTTCAGCGAATACATCCAAATCAGCCCCGAAGTACGGTTCGGGCGGCCTTGCGTGAAAGGCACCCGCATCTCCGTGTATGATGTGCTCGGCTACCTTGCCTCCGGCATGAGCATCAGCGAAATCACCGAAGATTTTCCGGAGCTTAGTCCGGAAGCCATTCAGGCCTGTCTTCAGTTTGCGGCATCCCGCGAGCGGCGCATTTTTTCCGTTTAAGTGCCGGGAGCCATGCAGCTGTTTTTTGATCAGAACATCTCTTACCGGATTCTGCACCGCATCGAACCTTATTTCCCGGATACGCGTCATGTGAAAACCGACGGGCTTACCGATGCTACCGATCTTCAGCTCTGGCATCACTGCCGGGAAAACCATTTATGTGTTGTCACTTTCGATGCCGACTTCATCGACCTGCTCAATCTTTATGGCCCGCCTCCGCCGGTTATCCGGATCAGAACGGGGAATATCAGCACCCGGAACCTTGTGCGGTTACTGGCCGAAAAGCGGGACCTGATCCGGGATTTCCTCAGCGGTAAAACCGGTACGCCTCCGGAAGTGCTGGAAATCAGCGGTTAGGTTTATTTGGGGGTACCGAACGTACAACCCGCACACGGCTAAATCTGCACGATGCCTTCGAGCCAGGCTTTGCCAATGACGCAGGCAAACAGGCCGGATTCCTCCAAACGTTTGAGGTCATCGTTGGAGGAGACGCCGCCGCTTGCGATAAAGTTCAGGTCTGTGAACCGCTTTTGGAGGTCGGCATACATGGGCAGGTTGGGGCCGGTCATCATGCCGTCGCGGGCGATGTCGGTGCAAAGCACTTCGGTGAGTCCGTAGCTGAGCATAGGCGCGAGCAGTTGTTCGAGGCTGCGGTCATCGGTTTCGAGCCAGCCTCCGACGGCGACTTTGCCGTCTTTGAGGTCCATCCCAAAGATGCAGCGGCCCGGCCCAAATTCTTCGAGTGCCCGCAACCATTCATCCTGCCGGTTTACGGCCATCGAGCTTGAGACGACCCGGTGAATGCCTGCCTGAAGCAGACGCTCGACATCTTCAAAACGACGGATCCCCCCGCCCATTTGCACTTCAAGCGGCGTTTGCTTCACGATTTGCTCGACCAGCCGCAGGTTCTCAAAATTCCCGTCCCGTGCGCCGTTGAGGTCAACAATGTGCAGGCGGGGTAAATCTTCGCGCTCGCTGAGGCGGTCTGCAAACGACACGGGGTCATCAGCATACACGGTCACAGCTTCGTAGCTGCCCTGCTTAAGGCGGACAATTTTGCCGTCGTATAAATCAATAGCGGGAATCCGGATCATAGCTTTTTTTGGAATAATGTCACCGCGATCAGCGGGTTAGGTTGATAAAGTTTAATAGCAGGCGTGCCCCGGCTGTGCCTGATTTTTCGGGATGGAACTGCACGCCCATTTTGTTGCCCTCGGCAGCCACGGAGGTAAATGTCACACCTGCGTAACTACATGCGCCGATGGTTTGGTCACAAAGCGGGGCGTAGTAGCTGTGCACGTAGTAGAAGTAATCGCCCTGACCAATGCCTTCAAGCAGCGGATGTTCCGACTCGAAGGGTTCGACAAAAGTGTTCCAGCCCATGTGCGGGACCTTGGCGTCGCGGTCGTCGAAGCGCAGCAGTTTGCCGGGAAAGAGCCCCAGACAATCGGTGTCACCTTCCACGCTGTGTTCGAACAGCAGCTGCATGCCGAGGCAGATGCCGAGCACCGGCAGCGGGGTTTCACGCAGCCAGACATCGAGTCCGGTGGTTTTCAGTGCCTGCATCGCGGCCTGCGCGTGACCAACCCCGGGGAAAATGATGCCGGAGGAGGCTTCCAGCTTTTGGATGTCGCTTGTAATCTGATAGTCCGCACCGAGCCGTTTGAGGGCGTTGGAAACGGAGGCCGTGTTTCCGGCGCGGTAGTCGATGATGCTGATCATTACAGAATTCCTTTGCTGCTCGGGATTTCGAGGCTGCCCGTACGCTTCACCGATTGCTTGAGCACAATGGCAAAACCTTTGAACATGGCCTCGATTTTATGGTGATCGTTCTCGCCGGTGACTTCAAAATGCAGGGTGCTTTTGGTGTTCATTGCCAGGGAGTAGAAAAAGTGTTTGACCATCTCGGTGGGAACATCGCCCACTTTTTCGCGGCTGAAGTGTACATCAAACACCAGATAGGGCCGGCCGGAAAGGTCGAGCGCGGTCATGGCGCGGGTTTCGTCCATCGGGAGGACGGAAGCGTATCGGGTGATACCGCGTTTGTCGCCCAAAGCCGCTGAGATGGCGTCGCCGAGCGCAAGGGCACAGTCTTCGATGGTGTGATGTTCGTCAATATGGAGATCGCCCTTGCAGTGCAGGCGCAAATCTACGTCGCCGTGCCGCGCGATTTGCTCCAGCATGTGATCAAAAAATCCGAGTCCGGTTTTGATGTCGTGCTTACCGGAGCCATCGAGATTTATTTCGGCTTCGATGTCTGTTTCGCGGGTTGTGCGGCGTATGCGTCCGATGCGGGGCGGGAACAGCAGCTGATGCAGCAGCGCCTGCCAGTCGGGGGCTGTTCCCGGGGATGCGCCGTCTTGCTGCTGCTGCAGCAGGCCGCTTTCCGCGGCCAAAATGCGTCGGGTGCCGGACAGTGCCGGATTTTCGGCTTCGGTCAGCTCAAAGGAAAGGTCTTCCCGGCGGAGGCGTTCAATTAGCAGCTGCGGCGTTTGCGCGTCGAGCAGCAGCGCGGCACCGGCCTCGTGCAGGCGTATCAGAGCACGGAAAGCGAACGGGCGCAGCTCGCTTCCATCGCTTAGCGCTTCGGCAGAAATAAAAAATCGGGACATGGTAGAAATCAGGTTGTAGGGGATACGATGGCACTCAGCTTCTCAAAAGCGGCCAGCAGACGATCGTTTTCTTCGGGCGTGCCTATGGTGACGCGCAGGCCGTCGGTGCAGTGCAGCTGATCGCCGCGGTAGCGCACAATCACTTCTTCCGCGGCAAGCGCTTTGTACCAGCCGGGGGCATCCTTCACCCTGACCAGCAGAAAATTGGCGTCGCTGGGTTCGACTTTATAAACAGCGGGAAATTTCAGGAGGGCTTCAGCCAGTCTTTCGCGTTCGGCGAGAATTTGCGCGATCAGTCCGGAGGTCCGCTCCGGAGAGGCAAGCGCTGCAAGCGCGGTTTGCTGGGTGAGCGTATTCACGTTGTAGGGCGGCTTCACGCGCATCATGTAGCTGATGATGGTTTCGGAGGCAAACGCCATCCCGAGACGGATGCCGGCAAGTCCCCAGGCTTTGGAGAGCGTCTGCATCACGACCAGGTTCGGGAACTCCCCGAGCCAGCGCAGGGCACTTTCCCCGGCACTGAAATCGATGTAGGCTTCATCCACAATCACAAGCGCGGGCACCGCTTCGAGCACCTGCCGAATGTGCGCGGCATCGAGCCGGTTGGCCGTCGGATTGTTGGGCGAACACAGGAAAACCAGCTTCGCCCCGGAGGTTTTGACGGCTTCAATGACACCTTCGGGGTCAAGGGAAAAATCAGGGTTCAGGGGAGCTTCCACCGTTTGAATGCCCTGAATATCTGCGCTCACTTTGTACATGCCGTAGGTTGGCGGCGTGATGACCATAGTATCTTCGCCTGACTGACAAAACATGCGGATCAGAATATCGATGGCTTCATCGCTGCCATTTCCCAGAAAAATCTGCGACGGCTTTACGTCTTTCAGCTCCGAAAGACGTGCGCGCAGGGCTTCAAAATGGGGATCGGGATAGCGGTTGAGTCGGGCTTCGGGATGCTGTTCCGGGGCGAACGGATTCTCGTTGGCATCAAGCAGAATGCCGGTTTTGAAGTCGTCGCGGGCGGAGCGGTAGGGTTTGAGGGAGCGGATGTTGGGCCGTAAAAGCGGAAGCGTATCAAAGGCGGACATCAGTAAATTTCGGGAATTTTGAACTTTGGTTTAGGAAAGGTGGCGGAGACGGCGGCTA
This genomic stretch from Cyclonatronum proteinivorum harbors:
- the hisH gene encoding imidazole glycerol phosphate synthase subunit HisH encodes the protein MISIIDYRAGNTASVSNALKRLGADYQITSDIQKLEASSGIIFPGVGHAQAAMQALKTTGLDVWLRETPLPVLGICLGMQLLFEHSVEGDTDCLGLFPGKLLRFDDRDAKVPHMGWNTFVEPFESEHPLLEGIGQGDYFYYVHSYYAPLCDQTIGACSYAGVTFTSVAAEGNKMGVQFHPEKSGTAGARLLLNFINLTR
- a CDS encoding DUF433 domain-containing protein gives rise to the protein MFSEYIQISPEVRFGRPCVKGTRISVYDVLGYLASGMSISEITEDFPELSPEAIQACLQFAASRERRIFSV
- the hisA gene encoding 1-(5-phosphoribosyl)-5-[(5-phosphoribosylamino)methylideneamino]imidazole-4-carboxamide isomerase, whose translation is MIRIPAIDLYDGKIVRLKQGSYEAVTVYADDPVSFADRLSEREDLPRLHIVDLNGARDGNFENLRLVEQIVKQTPLEVQMGGGIRRFEDVERLLQAGIHRVVSSSMAVNRQDEWLRALEEFGPGRCIFGMDLKDGKVAVGGWLETDDRSLEQLLAPMLSYGLTEVLCTDIARDGMMTGPNLPMYADLQKRFTDLNFIASGGVSSNDDLKRLEESGLFACVIGKAWLEGIVQI
- the hisC gene encoding histidinol-phosphate transaminase, which encodes MSAFDTLPLLRPNIRSLKPYRSARDDFKTGILLDANENPFAPEQHPEARLNRYPDPHFEALRARLSELKDVKPSQIFLGNGSDEAIDILIRMFCQSGEDTMVITPPTYGMYKVSADIQGIQTVEAPLNPDFSLDPEGVIEAVKTSGAKLVFLCSPNNPTANRLDAAHIRQVLEAVPALVIVDEAYIDFSAGESALRWLGEFPNLVVMQTLSKAWGLAGIRLGMAFASETIISYMMRVKPPYNVNTLTQQTALAALASPERTSGLIAQILAERERLAEALLKFPAVYKVEPSDANFLLVRVKDAPGWYKALAAEEVIVRYRGDQLHCTDGLRVTIGTPEENDRLLAAFEKLSAIVSPTT
- the hisB gene encoding imidazoleglycerol-phosphate dehydratase HisB, which produces MSRFFISAEALSDGSELRPFAFRALIRLHEAGAALLLDAQTPQLLIERLRREDLSFELTEAENPALSGTRRILAAESGLLQQQQDGASPGTAPDWQALLHQLLFPPRIGRIRRTTRETDIEAEINLDGSGKHDIKTGLGFFDHMLEQIARHGDVDLRLHCKGDLHIDEHHTIEDCALALGDAISAALGDKRGITRYASVLPMDETRAMTALDLSGRPYLVFDVHFSREKVGDVPTEMVKHFFYSLAMNTKSTLHFEVTGENDHHKIEAMFKGFAIVLKQSVKRTGSLEIPSSKGIL
- a CDS encoding DUF5615 family PIN-like protein translates to MQLFFDQNISYRILHRIEPYFPDTRHVKTDGLTDATDLQLWHHCRENHLCVVTFDADFIDLLNLYGPPPPVIRIRTGNISTRNLVRLLAEKRDLIRDFLSGKTGTPPEVLEISG